The following proteins are co-located in the Phragmites australis chromosome 10, lpPhrAust1.1, whole genome shotgun sequence genome:
- the LOC133883684 gene encoding uncharacterized protein LOC133883684 isoform X1 → MPSFFNQTQPKRIYSRRCSEPLSINTTAPQRRASAPTDSIRPLRNRRELEEEEEAKSGSRQALVVPPKNGSQPVTLPPPARRLDWIGDPSQFGVVFFRWLVEKRLLTSMTMSCMESFTRSQKTVPVVQLLEWRFMHLLVAS, encoded by the exons ATGCCATCATTTTTCAACCAAACTCAACCTAAACGAATCTACTCTCGCCGGTGTTCAGAGCCTCTCTCGATAAATACCACTGCACCGCAGCGCCGCGCCTCAGCTCCCACGGACTCAATTCGGCCGCTCCGTAACCGCCGCGaactggaagaagaagaagaggcgaAGAGCGGCAGCCGCCAGGCTCTGGTGGTTCCACCGAAGAACGGCAGCCAGCCAGTCACACTTCCCCCGCCGGCGCGTCGGTTGGATTGGATTGGTGATCCATCCCAATTTGGTGTTGTTTTCTTTCGTTG GCTGGTAGAAAAACGCTTGCTGACAAGTATGACTATGTCATGCATGGAAAGCTTTACAAGATCTCAGAAGACAGTTCCAGTGGTGCAGCTACTAGAGT GGAGATTTATGCATCTTTTGGTGGCCTCCTGA
- the LOC133883684 gene encoding DNA-directed RNA polymerases II, IV and V subunit 8B-like isoform X2 has translation MLSGCYPSWTGKMVEHLFEDIFIVTRLDPDGKKFDKVTRIEAKSEQFDISLNLDGTPDTGYYTQAGRKTLADKYDYVMHGKLYKISEDSSSGAATRVEIYASFGGLLMMLKGDPSNAASFELDQRLFLLIRKV, from the exons ATGTTAAGTGGTTGCTATCCATCGTGGACTGGGAAAATGGTTGAGCATCTCTTTGAGGATATCTTCATCGTGACCAGGCTCGATCCTGATGGGAAGAAGTTTGACAAAG TTACTCGCATCGAAGCTAAAAGCGAGCAGTTTGATATTTCTCTTAATCTGGATGGAACACCAGACACTGGCTACTACACACAG GCTGGTAGAAAAACGCTTGCTGACAAGTATGACTATGTCATGCATGGAAAGCTTTACAAGATCTCAGAAGACAGTTCCAGTGGTGCAGCTACTAGAGT GGAGATTTATGCATCTTTTGGTGGCCTCCTGATGATGCTCAAGGGTGATCCTTCCAATGCTGCTAGCTTCGAGCTGGATCAAAGGCTGTTTCTTCTCATCAGAAAGGTGTAA
- the LOC133883684 gene encoding DNA-directed RNA polymerases II, IV and V subunit 8B-like isoform X3 has translation MVEHLFEDIFIVTRLDPDGKKFDKVTRIEAKSEQFDISLNLDGTPDTGYYTQAGRKTLADKYDYVMHGKLYKISEDSSSGAATRVEIYASFGGLLMMLKGDPSNAASFELDQRLFLLIRKV, from the exons ATGGTTGAGCATCTCTTTGAGGATATCTTCATCGTGACCAGGCTCGATCCTGATGGGAAGAAGTTTGACAAAG TTACTCGCATCGAAGCTAAAAGCGAGCAGTTTGATATTTCTCTTAATCTGGATGGAACACCAGACACTGGCTACTACACACAG GCTGGTAGAAAAACGCTTGCTGACAAGTATGACTATGTCATGCATGGAAAGCTTTACAAGATCTCAGAAGACAGTTCCAGTGGTGCAGCTACTAGAGT GGAGATTTATGCATCTTTTGGTGGCCTCCTGATGATGCTCAAGGGTGATCCTTCCAATGCTGCTAGCTTCGAGCTGGATCAAAGGCTGTTTCTTCTCATCAGAAAGGTGTAA
- the LOC133883582 gene encoding uncharacterized protein LOC133883582 — translation MRRRRRARAATAPCLAIVVVLLLALDIVAADGRPLSSKRAHGHAHVHRERGLPPSTTTASLPVHRAVARAEGDRATVDFGAATTGAQCKSLKQNTRGVGGQGTACVDDDDDKRRVPTGPNPLHNR, via the coding sequence atgaggcggcggcggcgggcacgCGCCGCCACCGCGCCGTGCCTCGCCATTGTGGTCGTGCTGCTGCTCGCCCTCGACATCGTCGCGGCCGACGGAAGGCCGTTGTCGTCCAAGCGTGCGCACGGCCACGCTCACGTTCACAGGGAGAGGGGGCTGCCACCGTCGACGACAACGGCATCGCTGCCCGTGCACCGCGCCGTGGCCAGGGCCGAAGGTGACCGCGCGACAGTCGACTTCGGCGCCGCCACTACAGGCGCCCAGTGCAAGAGCCTGAAGCAGAATACCAGAGGCGTCGGCGGACAAGGCACTGCATGCGTcgacgacgatgatgacaaGCGACGCGTCCCGACGGGTCCTAACCCGCTGCACAACAGATGA
- the LOC133883205 gene encoding probable xyloglucan endotransglucosylase/hydrolase protein 25 has protein sequence MARVVAVPLVLGVLLACSTLAAANFNQEFDITWGDGRGKILDNGQLLTLTLDRTTGSGFQSRHEYLFGKIDMQLKLVPGNSAGTVTAYYLSSQGATHDEIDFEFLGNVSGEPYTLHTNVFTQGQGQREQQFRLWFDPTQDFHTYSILWNPKHIIFMVDDMPIRDFRNLESKGIAFPKNQPMRLYSSLWNADDWATQGGRVKTDWSHAPFAASYRGFRADACVAVAGGRTRCGATIGTQGTAPGAPAGDWYNQELDLTRQQRMRWVQRKYVIYNYCTDPKRIAQGLPAECSMQ, from the exons ATGGCGCGAGTTGTGGCGGTTCCTTTGGTGCTGGGCGTCCTGCTCGCCTGCTCTACCCTGGCGGCGGCGAACTTCAACCAGGAGTTCGACATCACCTGGGGTGACGGCCGCGGCAAGATCTTGGACAATGGCCAGCTCCTGACGCTCACGCTCGACCGGACCACCGGCTCCGGCTTCCAGTCCAGGCACGAGTACCTCTTCGGCAAGATCGACATGCAGCTCAAGCTCGTCCCAGGCAACTCCGCCGGCACCGTCACCGCCTACTAC CTGTCGTCGCAGGGGGCGACGCACGACGAGATCGACTTCGAGTTCCTGGGCAACGTGAGCGGCGAGCCGTACACGCTGCACACCAACGTGTTCACGCAGGGACAGGGGCAGCGCGAGCAGCAGTTCCGGCTCTGGTTCGACCCCACCCAGGACTTCCACACCTACTCCATCCTCTGGAACCCCAAGCACATCAT CTTCATGGTGGACGACATGCCGATCAGGGACTTCCGGAACCTGGAGAGCAAGGGGATCGCGTTCCCCAAGAACCAGCCGATGCGCCTCTACTCCAGCTTGTGGAACGCCGACGACTGGGCCACGCAGGGCGGCCGCGTCAAGACGGACTGGTCCCACGCGCCGTTCGCCGCCTCCTACCGCGGCTTCAGGGCCGACGCCTGCGTGGCCGTCGCGGGCGGCAGGACGCGCTGCGGCGCCACCATCGGCACCCAGGGCACCGCACCCGGCGCCCCTGCCGGCGACTGGTACAACCAGGAGCTGGACCTCACGCGGCAGCAGCGCATGCGGTGGGTGCAGCGCAAGTACGTGATCTACAACTACTGCACTGACCCCAAGCGCATCGCACAGGGTCTCCCCGCCGAGTGCTCCATGCAGTAG